In Nitrospira sp., one genomic interval encodes:
- a CDS encoding DUF393 domain-containing protein yields MPLYPLTVFYDGACPICAREMALMKHLDRKQRLKLCDFSAPGYDAGSTGLDPARLGAVIHAQWDDGMLITGVEVFRAIWQAVGLGMLARLSRLPLIDPLLVRGYTWFARNRLWLTGRDTGCSGNCRTATKPRSTLRIG; encoded by the coding sequence ATGCCACTCTACCCACTCACCGTGTTCTATGACGGCGCCTGCCCCATCTGTGCGCGCGAGATGGCGCTGATGAAGCACTTGGATAGAAAGCAACGGCTGAAGCTCTGTGATTTCTCGGCCCCTGGGTACGACGCAGGATCAACCGGCCTCGATCCCGCACGCCTTGGCGCAGTGATTCACGCGCAATGGGACGATGGAATGCTCATCACCGGCGTGGAAGTCTTCCGCGCCATCTGGCAGGCGGTCGGACTGGGGATGCTGGCCCGCCTGAGCCGCCTCCCTCTCATCGATCCGCTCCTCGTCCGAGGCTATACGTGGTTCGCCAGAAACCGGCTCTGGCTGACGGGCCGGGACACCGGCTGTTCAGGGAATTGCCGAACGGCAACCAAGCCGAGATCGACGCTCCGCATTGGATAG
- a CDS encoding SUMF1/EgtB/PvdO family nonheme iron enzyme encodes MRSRKSVQIGIAAVLLTGAATLAVAAESAGDKDMVLIPKGEFTMGSNEHADEARHQVVLDAYLIDKFEASNARYKEFMRATGHPAPAYWDDPRLSKPEQPVVGVSWTDANAFCKWDGKRLPTEAEWEKAAKGPEGDNHYPWGHHLDPKKANYGQNVGRTMPVDSYPEGVSGYGVYHMAGNVFEWVDDWYDPKYYRSSNALNPRGADKGYNFANQGPVKVLRGGSWLAPETSLHTSHRFWNQPENNSYGVGLGFRCAKSVTVVSEEAAQAGRDAFIQALVGMGAEKHADALASIEKALAADPDNREYQATRELIKNSMKK; translated from the coding sequence ATGCGGAGTCGAAAATCTGTGCAGATAGGCATAGCGGCAGTGCTGTTAACGGGGGCCGCGACGTTGGCGGTCGCGGCGGAATCGGCGGGCGATAAGGATATGGTGCTGATTCCGAAAGGAGAATTCACCATGGGGAGCAATGAGCATGCCGATGAGGCCCGGCATCAGGTGGTGCTGGACGCCTACCTCATCGATAAGTTCGAGGCGTCGAATGCGCGATACAAGGAATTCATGCGGGCGACCGGCCATCCCGCCCCGGCCTACTGGGACGATCCGCGTCTCAGTAAGCCTGAACAGCCGGTTGTTGGGGTGAGCTGGACCGACGCCAACGCCTTTTGCAAGTGGGATGGCAAGCGGTTGCCCACGGAAGCGGAATGGGAAAAGGCGGCTAAGGGACCGGAGGGCGACAATCACTATCCGTGGGGCCATCATCTCGACCCGAAAAAGGCCAACTATGGTCAAAACGTGGGACGCACCATGCCGGTCGATTCCTATCCCGAGGGCGTGAGCGGATACGGCGTCTACCACATGGCGGGCAATGTCTTCGAGTGGGTGGACGATTGGTACGATCCGAAATATTACCGGAGCAGTAACGCGCTGAATCCTCGCGGCGCGGACAAAGGCTACAACTTCGCGAACCAAGGTCCGGTCAAGGTCTTGCGCGGCGGCTCCTGGCTCGCTCCGGAAACCTCCCTGCACACCAGTCACCGATTCTGGAATCAGCCGGAAAACAATTCCTACGGTGTTGGATTGGGCTTCCGCTGTGCCAAGTCGGTCACCGTGGTGTCGGAGGAAGCGGCTCAAGCCGGACGTGACGCATTTATCCAGGCACTCGTCGGGATGGGTGCGGAGAAGCACGCAGATGCCCTTGCGTCTATTGAGAAGGCGCTCGCGGCAGATCCAGACAACCGAGAGTATCAGGCGACTCGAGAGCTCATCAAGAACAGCATGAAGAAGTGA
- a CDS encoding 50S ribosomal protein L9: MKVILQETLDGVGDLGDLLDVSNGFARNYLLPRKKAVEANSRNIKEFEHAKRAAAEKAKKEKQEIEAHGKKMSTVSLTIAAQVGKDDKMFGSVTAKDIAEGLAEQGFTVDRRKIQLAQPIKELGTHAIAVKLPREVTATIAVHVVKKQEETEAAAPTA, from the coding sequence ATGAAGGTGATTCTCCAGGAAACACTCGATGGCGTGGGCGATCTTGGCGACCTTTTGGACGTCTCCAACGGGTTTGCCCGGAACTATCTCTTGCCGCGCAAGAAGGCTGTGGAAGCCAATAGCCGGAACATCAAAGAATTCGAACACGCGAAGCGCGCCGCAGCCGAGAAGGCCAAGAAGGAAAAGCAAGAGATCGAAGCACATGGCAAGAAGATGTCGACCGTGTCACTCACGATCGCAGCCCAGGTCGGAAAAGACGACAAGATGTTCGGATCGGTGACGGCGAAGGACATTGCGGAAGGGTTGGCCGAGCAGGGCTTTACCGTGGATCGTCGCAAGATCCAGCTGGCGCAACCCATCAAGGAACTCGGAACCCACGCGATTGCCGTGAAGCTCCCGCGCGAAGTGACCGCCACGATCGCGGTGCACGTGGTCAAGAAACAGGAAGAAACGGAAGCAGCCGCTCCCACGGCCTAA
- a CDS encoding MerR family transcriptional regulator, producing MNTHRIHRVAKLTGLSRDVIRVWERRFALLKPTRGANRYRNYSDEDVALLRYLKQQLDAGASIGDLAKAGREELINRMRTSGPRMAVVDNTFDRLLRELLIALEPLDRITFEKRLNGAVAVVPFEEALHGILLPLQERVGQLWHTGRISVAVEHYVTSQIKQKLYAAMNQLPVAEFGATVVVACPPGEEHDLASLAVAYRCRVRGCRVYYLGANVPILSLSNLCREVAPDLTILSCTIALPDLPASELIHALAQEVAPLSALLAGGQGALAMRRHFTEADIDVLETFGELDEKLEQLTRRFPIPG from the coding sequence ATGAATACTCACAGAATTCATAGGGTTGCGAAACTCACCGGCCTGAGCCGCGACGTCATTCGCGTGTGGGAGCGTCGATTTGCTCTGCTCAAACCGACCAGAGGAGCCAACCGCTATCGCAACTATTCAGATGAGGACGTGGCACTGCTGCGGTATCTCAAGCAGCAGCTGGATGCGGGAGCATCAATCGGAGATCTGGCCAAAGCGGGACGGGAAGAGCTAATCAACCGCATGCGCACATCGGGGCCACGAATGGCCGTCGTCGACAATACGTTTGATCGGCTGTTGCGAGAACTGCTAATCGCCCTGGAACCACTCGATCGGATCACCTTCGAAAAGCGATTAAACGGTGCCGTGGCGGTAGTGCCCTTCGAAGAAGCACTCCACGGGATTCTGCTGCCGCTGCAGGAACGTGTGGGGCAGCTGTGGCATACCGGCCGCATCAGCGTGGCGGTCGAGCATTACGTGACCAGCCAGATCAAACAAAAATTGTATGCGGCCATGAACCAACTCCCGGTCGCGGAGTTCGGCGCCACGGTCGTCGTGGCTTGCCCGCCCGGCGAGGAACACGATCTTGCCTCGCTCGCCGTCGCCTATCGTTGCCGAGTTCGCGGCTGTCGGGTTTACTACCTCGGAGCCAACGTCCCCATCCTCTCCCTCAGCAACCTCTGTCGTGAAGTCGCCCCGGACTTGACCATTCTCTCCTGTACCATCGCACTCCCGGACTTACCGGCAAGTGAATTGATTCACGCGCTGGCACAAGAGGTGGCGCCGCTGTCCGCACTCTTGGCCGGCGGCCAGGGAGCACTTGCCATGCGGCGGCATTTTACGGAAGCCGATATCGACGTGCTGGAAACCTTCGGCGAGCTCGACGAGAAGCTGGAACAACTCACGCGACGCTTTCCGATCCCAGGCTAA
- a CDS encoding SUMF1/EgtB/PvdO family nonheme iron enzyme — translation MGLDKTELAKSDRRLSMYVKRMNTPWSAEAFHDEGPAHMVFLDSYLIDTYEVANKDYGEFICATGHPAPASWDDPRLNTPRQPVVGVNGIDAKS, via the coding sequence ATGGGATTGGACAAGACTGAGCTGGCCAAGTCAGACCGGCGGCTCTCCATGTACGTCAAGCGCATGAATACACCCTGGTCAGCGGAAGCGTTTCACGACGAAGGTCCGGCCCATATGGTGTTCTTGGATTCGTACCTCATCGACACGTATGAGGTGGCGAACAAGGACTATGGGGAATTCATTTGTGCCACCGGCCATCCCGCGCCGGCCTCTTGGGATGATCCTCGTCTGAACACGCCACGTCAGCCTGTGGTCGGTGTGAATGGGATCGATGCCAAGAGCTAA
- a CDS encoding flagellar basal body-associated FliL family protein, translating to MNITLRICLALLISISSILLVVGYLGGFSTPDLIPRTLSLSKPSAELSPTSAGLTINLPAIVAPVDDGARFYYVQANLAVEIDRPATATIIRERHDQIDRYIMEMLHTYPVQDLRVPGQSVTLREDLKRTVNKLLPKGKGQVLNVYITNWLMTPVGS from the coding sequence ATGAACATCACCCTGCGCATCTGCCTCGCCCTCTTGATCAGTATCTCGTCCATCCTCTTGGTGGTCGGGTATCTTGGCGGCTTCTCTACCCCCGACCTGATTCCGCGCACGCTCTCGCTGAGCAAGCCCTCCGCTGAACTCTCACCAACATCTGCGGGCCTCACCATCAATCTGCCGGCCATCGTGGCCCCGGTCGATGACGGGGCGCGATTCTACTACGTTCAAGCAAACCTCGCCGTGGAGATCGATCGGCCTGCGACCGCCACGATCATCAGGGAACGACACGACCAGATCGATCGGTACATTATGGAAATGCTGCATACCTATCCGGTTCAAGACCTGCGCGTGCCCGGTCAATCAGTCACCTTGCGAGAAGATCTCAAGCGCACCGTCAACAAGCTGCTGCCAAAGGGCAAGGGCCAGGTTCTCAACGTCTATATCACCAACTGGTTGATGACGCCGGTCGGATCGTAG
- a CDS encoding serine hydroxymethyltransferase, with protein sequence MQDLIGSLDALKSTDPETYDAIVAEEQRQRDKLLLIASENFASPAVLAAQGSVMTNKYAEGYPGKRYYGGCQHVDTVESLAIDRAKQIFGAEHVNVQPHSGSQANMAAYLAVLKPGDTILGLDLAQGGHLTHGSKVNFSGIIFRAFSYGVDRQTETIDYAAVRKIAEECRPRMLVVGASAYARTLDFAKFQDIAKSVGAYLLVDIAHIAGLIAAGLHPNPVPYADFVTTTTHKTLRGPRGGVTMCKAEHAKAVDKIIFPGLQGGPLMHVIAAKAVAFKEAMSPAFKRYQQQVVANARTLAQGLIERGYKIVSGGTDTHLMLVNLTNKGITGKEADAALDASGIIVNKNAIPYDEKPPAVASGIRIGSPIVSTRGMREAEMREIVALIDRVLQHPQDSQVQSEVRAQAKTLCNRFPIFHAYDSSPA encoded by the coding sequence ATGCAGGATCTGATCGGGTCATTGGACGCGTTGAAATCGACCGACCCCGAGACGTATGACGCCATCGTCGCCGAAGAGCAGCGGCAGCGCGACAAGTTGCTGCTAATTGCGTCGGAAAATTTTGCCAGTCCCGCCGTCTTGGCCGCCCAAGGCAGCGTGATGACAAATAAATACGCCGAAGGATATCCCGGCAAACGCTATTATGGCGGCTGCCAGCACGTCGATACCGTCGAAAGCCTCGCAATCGATCGCGCCAAGCAAATCTTCGGGGCCGAACATGTCAACGTACAGCCACACTCAGGGTCGCAAGCCAACATGGCTGCCTATCTGGCCGTGCTGAAACCCGGCGACACGATCCTGGGCCTCGACCTCGCCCAAGGGGGACACCTCACCCACGGCAGCAAGGTCAATTTCTCCGGTATCATTTTCCGCGCGTTTTCCTATGGTGTGGACCGGCAGACCGAAACCATCGATTATGCGGCGGTCCGCAAGATCGCTGAAGAATGTCGTCCCCGCATGCTGGTGGTGGGGGCCAGCGCCTATGCCCGCACCCTCGACTTCGCCAAGTTCCAAGACATTGCCAAATCGGTTGGTGCCTATCTGTTGGTAGATATCGCCCACATCGCCGGCTTGATTGCCGCCGGGTTGCATCCGAATCCCGTTCCTTACGCCGATTTTGTGACGACGACGACCCATAAGACGTTGCGTGGCCCCCGTGGCGGTGTGACGATGTGCAAAGCCGAGCATGCGAAAGCTGTCGATAAGATCATTTTCCCCGGCTTGCAAGGCGGCCCGCTCATGCATGTGATCGCCGCCAAAGCCGTCGCCTTCAAGGAAGCCATGTCCCCAGCATTCAAGCGGTATCAGCAACAGGTAGTGGCCAACGCCCGCACGCTGGCGCAGGGGCTGATCGAGCGCGGCTACAAGATCGTCTCGGGAGGAACCGACACGCACCTGATGTTGGTGAATCTGACCAACAAGGGCATCACCGGAAAAGAAGCCGATGCCGCCTTGGACGCGTCCGGCATCATCGTGAACAAGAACGCCATTCCCTACGATGAGAAACCGCCCGCCGTGGCTAGCGGCATCCGGATCGGCAGTCCGATCGTCTCCACACGCGGAATGCGCGAAGCTGAGATGCGCGAAATCGTGGCGCTGATCGATCGGGTCTTGCAGCATCCGCAAGACTCACAGGTGCAGAGCGAAGTCCGTGCGCAGGCAAAAACATTGTGCAACCGTTTCCCCATCTTTCATGCCTACGATTCGTCTCCCGCTTAG
- the nrdR gene encoding transcriptional repressor NrdR gives MKCPFCDDVEDKVVDSRMAKEGEVIRRRRECLSCKRRYTTYERVEETMPAVVKKDGRREPFDRGKIVSGLKKACEKRPISTTTIEAVTDRIEKRIQDMGETEIESTAVGEEVMKELSQLDQVAYVRFASVYREFKDIDQFMDEIKSLAQQRRER, from the coding sequence GTGAAGTGCCCTTTCTGCGACGATGTCGAAGACAAAGTCGTCGACTCGCGGATGGCCAAGGAAGGTGAGGTCATCCGTCGTCGGCGCGAATGCCTGTCGTGTAAACGCCGCTACACCACCTACGAACGGGTCGAAGAAACCATGCCGGCCGTCGTGAAAAAGGATGGACGACGGGAGCCCTTTGATCGAGGCAAGATTGTCTCGGGATTGAAGAAGGCCTGCGAAAAGCGGCCGATCAGCACCACGACTATCGAGGCCGTCACCGACCGTATCGAAAAACGCATCCAGGATATGGGAGAAACTGAAATCGAGAGCACCGCCGTCGGCGAGGAAGTGATGAAAGAACTGTCTCAGCTCGATCAAGTGGCCTACGTCCGGTTTGCCTCCGTGTACCGAGAGTTTAAGGACATCGACCAGTTCATGGACGAGATCAAGTCGCTGGCCCAGCAGCGCCGGGAACGTTAG
- a CDS encoding SUMF1/EgtB/PvdO family nonheme iron enzyme, which translates to MPRANCEFRGKCLPTEAEWEMAAHGPNGNLYPWGNDVDSDTANYDRHHEATLPVDSHPEGAIRSTHRFWNHPLNNSYGVGLGFRCAKNAPSDWEQRIRDSNITA; encoded by the coding sequence ATGCCAAGAGCTAACTGCGAGTTCCGGGGGAAGTGCCTTCCGACGGAGGCGGAGTGGGAGATGGCGGCTCACGGGCCGAACGGCAACCTGTATCCCTGGGGCAACGATGTCGATTCCGATACGGCCAACTATGATCGACATCATGAGGCGACCCTGCCCGTGGATTCGCATCCGGAGGGTGCCATCCGGTCGACGCATCGGTTCTGGAATCACCCGCTCAACAACAGCTACGGGGTGGGGTTAGGGTTCCGCTGCGCCAAGAACGCGCCGTCTGATTGGGAACAGCGCATTCGCGACAGCAACATCACCGCATGA